CTGATGCATACAAGATGGTTAAAAAACAAAATGACAGAGTTGAGAAGAAAAAAAACGGTGCTTCTGCGTAATTTGAGAAGATCCTACTGAGAAGATTCTCTTTATTACCTCCACCAGGGTTCAGAGGAAAAGATGAAGGGCTCCTCTGGCAAACCGGGACTTTGAAGCGAATATTGGATCAGAGAAATAAAACAGGATCCTCCAGGATCACTGTTAATTTCAACCAACAAACCCGATGCCGAATTTATAATATTCACGTTCAATAAGGAAGGATGCTCGTGACTTCAGTCATGAGAGGAATTCCGTCAACTCCCACATGCTCTGAGGCATATTCGTATCCGTCGACCCTACTCAACATTTTACAATATTTGTGATTTATTCCCTGTGCTGCTTTAACACCTTCTTTATTTTTAATATCAAAATATCCCGTTTTCCTACAGGCTACCGCTCCAATCCAGGTTCCTTGGTGCTTTCCTTTAGGAACAATTGCTTTAACAATGTCTCCAGTTTGAAATCCAAAGAAACTCTTTTGCCTAGCTAAATATCCTCTAGGGAAACCATACTTATTGAGATTAGTTCTGCAATGTGATCCTCTACCTTTTGCTTTAATGTGAAGCACTGAATTTGTTCGGAATATAATATCGTTTGGTGTTGAAGTACCAACACATACGGCATCGAAATGATGGTTTTTTGGCAGGTTTAACAGGATTCTGTTCATTTTCGTTCTAGCACCTGTTCCGCATTCGATATTAAGTCCAGTTTCAGAAAGAACATTGTATACTTTCCATCTTGTAGCTGTGACAAGTGCAGCATCTTTTAGCGGCTTCTTTGCTTGTTTCTGTATGTCAGGATAACCAAACTCTTCTGCTGTCATATCACCCTTTACTTGATTACATGCATGGCAGGCTAATGTAAGATTAGAAATTCTACTTGTACCACCTCTTGATTTCGGGATAATATGTTCAATTTCAAGCGAAATATTTTCTGCTCCACAGTATGCACATTTTCTATCCCATTTTTCAAGAAGATACTCCCGGATTTCGTAACCTTGAAGTTCTCCTTGTTGGTATTCAATGCCTGATATTTCGGGATTCTGCATTAGTTGTGTATCAAACTTTACATTTTCATATGAAATATGAGTCAACGAACACAATCTTTGCAGCTTTATAACCCAGTTTTTAATATTATCTACTCTGCTTTGCAGAGATGGAGGGAGCCAACCTTCTTTTCGTCCTCTGTTATTGAATTTTGGCTTTCTGTATCTTGTGTTTCTATTTCGTCTGGTCCTTCTCATTGCTCTACGGCTGTCAATATTGCTTTTTATGTTTGTTTTGTGATGAATTTGAGCTAACCAAACGACCGTGGGCCC
The genomic region above belongs to Methanosarcina horonobensis HB-1 = JCM 15518 and contains:
- the iscB gene encoding RNA-guided endonuclease IscB; its protein translation is MVFVLNKNKQPLSPCHSAVARKLLKTGKVVIHKKYPFTIRLKELKESERKLKDSESKAEFRLKIDYGSRYTGLAILNGPTVVWLAQIHHKTNIKSNIDSRRAMRRTRRNRNTRYRKPKFNNRGRKEGWLPPSLQSRVDNIKNWVIKLQRLCSLTHISYENVKFDTQLMQNPEISGIEYQQGELQGYEIREYLLEKWDRKCAYCGAENISLEIEHIIPKSRGGTSRISNLTLACHACNQVKGDMTAEEFGYPDIQKQAKKPLKDAALVTATRWKVYNVLSETGLNIECGTGARTKMNRILLNLPKNHHFDAVCVGTSTPNDIIFRTNSVLHIKAKGRGSHCRTNLNKYGFPRGYLARQKSFFGFQTGDIVKAIVPKGKHQGTWIGAVACRKTGYFDIKNKEGVKAAQGINHKYCKMLSRVDGYEYASEHVGVDGIPLMTEVTSILPY